The proteins below come from a single Zea mays cultivar B73 chromosome 8, Zm-B73-REFERENCE-NAM-5.0, whole genome shotgun sequence genomic window:
- the LOC103634989 gene encoding uncharacterized protein, with translation MQEEKRPVHTSSLTGAMKIKEVLEGHEIWSKVEFRMEPNIFRAIVSSVDEPVLHVPRAGSEINVAGPSVGSETNVAGLTLDREACEVQSPPSGTSVHGSGKKRKKSQVASVLDDYLEHKKNQTDNIVEAFLEKKTRGEESMDRCIHIFEAMEDLTDEEKAIAGEVFENELYWEMFLKLTIHNVRLIWLRRKISRITST, from the exons ATGCAAGAAGAGAAAAGGCCAGTCCATACTTCTTCTCTTACTGGCGCTATGAAGATTAAGGAAGTTCTAGAAGGGCATGAAATTTGGAGCAAAGTTGAGTTTAGGATGGAGCCAAATATTTTCAGAGCGATA GTTT CATCTGTTGATGAACCAGTGCTACATGTACCACGAGCGGGCAGCGAGATCAATGTTGCTGGACCAAGTGTGGGCAGTGAGACTAATGTTGCTGGACTAACTTTGGATCGAGAGGCTTGTGAAGTTCAGTCACCACCTTCTGGTACGTCAGTACATGGAAGCGGGAAAAAGAGGAAGAAAAGTCAAGTTGCAAGTGTTTTGGATGACTAtttggagcacaagaagaaccaaACAGATAATATTGTGGAGGCATTCCTTGAGAAGAAGACTCGTGGAGAGGAGTCTATGGATAGGTGTATCCACATATTTGAAGCTATGGAGGACTTGACAGATGAGGAGAAGGCCATTGCAGGAGAGGTGTTCGAAAATGAATTGTATTGGGAGATGTTTCTGAAGCTAACAATTCACAACGTGCGGCTGatttggcttcggaggaagataag TAGGATTACATCTACCTGA